In a single window of the Flavobacterium sp. W4I14 genome:
- a CDS encoding cell division protein FtsZ (product_source=KO:K03531; cath_funfam=3.40.50.1440; cog=COG0206; ko=KO:K03531; pfam=PF00091,PF12327; smart=SM00864; superfamily=52490,55307; tigrfam=TIGR00065) yields MSNEQNLKIFKQLIHKDMQFEMLKDKSSIIKVIGVGGGGGNAVNHMYLSGITGVDFIICNTDAQALESSPIPNKVQLGASLTEGMGAGSIPEVGKNSAIENIDDIKAMLGSTTKMLFITAGMGGGTGTGASPIIAKAAKELDILTVAIITTPFSFEGKRRRLQADEGMEELKKYVDSYLVISNDRLREIFGNLTLGSAFGQADDILTTAAKGIAEIITVPGYINVDFKDVRTVMKDSGVAIMGSFAAEGEDRALQAVEGALASPLLKDNEIEGARYILLNISSGLREVTMDEVSIITDYIQEKAGLSADLIWGNCTDESLSDKLSVTIIATGFQTSEERVNEEKNKKKISLLTPEEAPLVRPVEPVNSFIQPKTTPSYEPVLKTKEEVSQADLFGGMFNKSEPQKVQEPENNVVRHTLMEEEPQMEEAQETGFEFEVKLAETNFVFETPAAQMPPMPEPEIEMPVVGLDDDKSDESMEEQLKKSKERILRLKDLSMKLRTTNGLQELENEPAYKRKQMQLQQVQHSSESQVSRFTLSNDQDGGTEIRPNNSFLHDNVD; encoded by the coding sequence TTGAGTAATGAACAGAATTTAAAAATTTTTAAACAACTGATTCATAAAGATATGCAGTTCGAAATGTTAAAAGATAAGTCTTCAATCATCAAGGTAATTGGTGTTGGAGGCGGTGGCGGCAACGCAGTGAACCATATGTACCTGTCTGGTATTACTGGTGTGGATTTTATTATTTGTAATACAGATGCCCAGGCTTTGGAATCTAGCCCGATACCTAACAAGGTACAATTGGGTGCTAGCTTAACCGAAGGAATGGGGGCTGGTTCTATCCCTGAGGTTGGTAAAAACTCAGCTATAGAGAATATAGATGATATTAAGGCAATGTTAGGCAGTACAACCAAAATGCTCTTTATTACAGCAGGAATGGGTGGTGGTACCGGAACAGGAGCTTCTCCAATCATTGCGAAAGCAGCTAAAGAACTTGATATTTTAACTGTTGCGATCATTACTACACCATTTTCTTTCGAAGGAAAAAGACGTAGACTGCAGGCAGATGAAGGAATGGAAGAGTTGAAAAAATACGTAGATTCTTACTTAGTCATCTCTAACGATCGCCTGCGTGAAATCTTCGGAAACTTAACCTTAGGCTCTGCCTTTGGCCAGGCTGACGATATTTTAACCACGGCTGCAAAAGGTATCGCAGAGATCATCACAGTTCCAGGTTATATCAACGTGGATTTTAAGGATGTGCGTACTGTAATGAAAGATAGTGGCGTAGCCATTATGGGTAGTTTTGCCGCTGAGGGCGAAGACCGTGCATTACAGGCAGTTGAAGGCGCTTTGGCTTCCCCATTGTTAAAAGATAATGAAATCGAAGGTGCCCGTTATATTTTATTGAATATTAGTTCTGGTCTGCGTGAAGTAACCATGGATGAGGTTTCGATTATTACCGATTACATTCAGGAAAAAGCTGGTTTATCGGCTGATTTGATCTGGGGTAACTGTACCGACGAATCTTTAAGCGATAAACTTTCAGTAACCATTATTGCTACAGGTTTCCAAACATCAGAAGAACGCGTAAACGAAGAAAAAAATAAAAAGAAAATATCACTTTTAACACCTGAAGAAGCGCCGCTAGTTCGTCCCGTTGAACCAGTAAACTCTTTCATTCAGCCTAAAACAACGCCATCTTACGAGCCCGTTTTAAAAACGAAGGAAGAAGTTTCGCAGGCAGATCTTTTTGGTGGTATGTTCAATAAATCTGAACCTCAAAAAGTTCAGGAGCCAGAAAATAATGTGGTTCGCCATACTTTGATGGAGGAAGAGCCCCAGATGGAAGAAGCACAGGAAACTGGTTTTGAGTTTGAAGTAAAATTAGCTGAAACTAATTTTGTGTTCGAAACACCGGCTGCCCAAATGCCGCCAATGCCTGAGCCGGAAATCGAAATGCCGGTTGTAGGTTTAGACGATGACAAAAGTGATGAATCGATGGAAGAGCAATTGAAAAAGTCTAAAGAACGTATCTTGCGTTTAAAAGATTTAAGCATGAAATTGCGTACAACCAATGGTTTACAGGAGCTGGAAAACGAACCTGCTTATAAACGCAAGCAAATGCAGTTGCAACAAGTTCAACATTCTTCTGAATCGCAGGTGAGTAGGTTTACTTTAAGCAACGATCAGGATGGTGGTACTGAGATCAGACCTAACAATTCTTTCTTGCACGATAACGTTGATTAA
- a CDS encoding AraC-like DNA-binding protein (product_source=COG2207; cath_funfam=1.10.10.60,2.60.120.10; cog=COG2207; pfam=PF00027,PF12833; smart=SM00100,SM00342; superfamily=46689,51206), whose product MPKHLQYNKAESEEVSYVLNVLSSIHAVDAKLKEEFEEHLLTLRIKKDYILFNENEVCEYIYFIVKGALMGCTTHNKQKITTYISVENDFVSSISGLHGSGYSQEYVVAVEDTHLLAMHNDELNRLFSHHFELNYIFRVVLEKYYKDAQQRAHIIRVGNAKERYLYFAKTNPGYLDRLPLALVASLLNVKASTLLSIRKNFSEKDKNKELEEWGQKLELHINKHQSFRHKDIRLQSLANEIGLSSHKLSIVLNSYFNESFIDYINQYRVNWIKGSIRNPDIMQNFTLEALAYSAGFSSRSAFYSAFKKLVGMSPVEYSKTLNQEKR is encoded by the coding sequence GTGCCAAAACATTTGCAATACAATAAAGCAGAAAGCGAAGAAGTGAGTTATGTACTGAATGTGCTAAGTAGCATACATGCTGTAGATGCTAAATTGAAAGAAGAATTTGAGGAACATCTTTTAACACTCAGAATTAAAAAAGATTATATATTGTTCAATGAAAACGAAGTATGCGAATACATCTATTTCATTGTTAAAGGAGCCTTAATGGGCTGCACCACTCATAATAAACAAAAAATTACCACCTATATTTCTGTTGAAAATGATTTTGTTAGTTCTATCTCAGGGCTTCATGGATCCGGCTATTCACAAGAGTACGTAGTGGCCGTTGAAGATACCCATTTGCTGGCCATGCATAATGATGAACTCAACCGCCTTTTTTCGCATCATTTCGAACTGAATTATATTTTCAGGGTTGTTTTAGAAAAATATTATAAAGATGCGCAGCAAAGAGCGCACATTATACGGGTAGGAAACGCCAAAGAAAGGTATCTGTATTTTGCCAAAACGAATCCAGGCTATTTAGACCGCTTGCCATTAGCGCTGGTAGCCTCTTTGTTAAATGTTAAGGCTTCTACACTTTTATCCATCAGGAAAAATTTTTCAGAGAAAGATAAAAATAAGGAATTGGAAGAGTGGGGGCAAAAATTAGAATTGCATATCAATAAACATCAATCATTCAGACATAAAGATATCAGGCTCCAATCTCTTGCTAATGAGATTGGTTTAAGCAGTCATAAACTTTCTATTGTCTTAAACAGCTATTTCAATGAGAGCTTTATTGATTATATCAATCAATATCGTGTAAATTGGATTAAAGGAAGCATCCGGAACCCTGATATCATGCAGAACTTTACGCTAGAGGCACTCGCTTACAGCGCAGGCTTTTCTTCGCGGAGCGCCTTTTATAGCGCTTTTAAAAAACTGGTAGGAATGAGTCCTGTAGAATATTCGAAAACCCTAAATCAAGAAAAACGTTAG
- a CDS encoding GxxExxY protein (product_source=TIGR04256; pfam=PF13366; tigrfam=TIGR04256), whose product MTENEIAKLIVNAAYQVHVELGPGLLESAYETCLVYELVNAGLQVSNQIDLPVYYKDVKLNCNYRMDILVERKVIIEVKAVSILKKVHLAQTITYLKLSNCKLGLLINFNEAKIKDGIKGVINGYL is encoded by the coding sequence ATGACTGAAAATGAAATTGCTAAATTAATTGTTAATGCTGCCTATCAGGTTCATGTTGAACTAGGTCCAGGATTATTAGAGTCGGCGTACGAGACTTGCCTAGTTTACGAATTGGTTAATGCAGGATTGCAGGTTTCCAATCAAATAGATCTTCCTGTTTATTACAAGGACGTGAAGTTGAATTGTAATTACAGAATGGATATTTTGGTTGAAAGAAAAGTTATTATTGAAGTGAAAGCTGTGAGCATCCTTAAAAAAGTTCATCTTGCACAAACAATAACCTATTTAAAACTTTCCAATTGTAAGTTAGGATTACTTATTAATTTTAATGAGGCAAAAATAAAAGATGGAATAAAAGGAGTTATAAATGGCTATTTATAA
- a CDS encoding 4-hydroxy-tetrahydrodipicolinate synthase (product_source=KO:K01714; cath_funfam=3.20.20.70; cog=COG0329; ko=KO:K01714; pfam=PF00701; smart=SM01130; superfamily=51569; tigrfam=TIGR00674) produces the protein MNKFQGTGVALVTPFNTDGSVDYNGLKNLINHLVDGGIDYLVSLGTTGETATMTKDEKKKVWAYTAEINNNRLPLVAGIGGNNTLAVAEDIKSFDTNGYSAILSVSPYYNKPTQEGIYQHYKYLAEISPLDLILYNVPGRTGSNMSSETTCRLAYDFKNIIATKEASGSFDQFNQIMRDKPADFILISGDDPVTLPMIALGAAGIISVIGNALPKQFSDMVKLCLAGDYKAALPAHLSLIEFTRLAFAEGNPAGIKAALKHLGVCGDTVRLPLVKASVALEKSIIAEIEKLSEVA, from the coding sequence ATGAACAAATTTCAGGGTACTGGTGTAGCATTGGTTACACCTTTCAACACAGATGGATCAGTTGATTATAACGGCTTAAAAAACCTGATTAATCATTTGGTAGACGGAGGGATAGATTACCTCGTTTCCTTAGGTACAACAGGCGAAACCGCTACAATGACCAAGGACGAGAAGAAGAAGGTGTGGGCCTATACTGCTGAAATTAATAACAATAGATTACCGCTAGTTGCCGGCATAGGTGGCAATAACACTTTGGCCGTTGCTGAAGATATTAAATCTTTCGATACTAACGGATACAGCGCCATTTTATCGGTTAGTCCATATTACAACAAACCTACTCAGGAAGGAATTTATCAGCACTATAAATACTTAGCTGAAATTTCTCCTTTAGATTTGATTTTATACAACGTACCTGGCCGTACAGGAAGCAATATGAGCTCGGAAACTACCTGCAGACTGGCGTATGATTTTAAAAACATCATCGCGACCAAAGAAGCTTCAGGAAGTTTTGATCAGTTTAACCAGATTATGAGAGATAAACCTGCAGATTTTATTTTAATCTCTGGTGATGACCCGGTTACCTTGCCAATGATCGCTTTAGGTGCAGCAGGGATTATTTCTGTAATCGGGAATGCTTTACCTAAGCAATTTTCTGATATGGTGAAACTTTGTTTAGCTGGCGATTATAAAGCGGCCTTGCCTGCTCATTTAAGTTTAATAGAATTTACCCGTTTGGCTTTTGCTGAAGGCAATCCAGCAGGAATAAAGGCAGCATTAAAACACTTAGGTGTTTGTGGTGATACGGTTAGATTGCCATTGGTTAAAGCTTCTGTGGCGTTAGAAAAATCGATTATTGCAGAGATAGAAAAACTAAGCGAGGTGGCTTAA
- a CDS encoding glycine C-acetyltransferase (product_source=KO:K00639; cath_funfam=3.40.640.10; cog=COG0156; ko=KO:K00639; pfam=PF00155; superfamily=53383) — protein MDIFDKIAKHMGPLGQHQKWSHGYFSFPKLEGEIAPHMQFRGKEHLVWSLNNYLGLANHPEVRKADEEAAAKFGMAYPMGARMMSGNSNYHEQLEQELAEFVGKPDAFLLNYGYQGMVSIIDTLVDRNDVVVYDAESHACIVDGLRLHMGKRFVYKHNDIESARKQLERATKLVEETGGGILLITEGVFGMSGAQGKLKEIVDLKKDFNFRILVDDAHGFGTMGKTGAGTHEAQDCIDGIDVYFGTFAKSMAGIGAFVASTEQITNFLRYNMRSQTFAKALPMPMVIGLLKRLELLKSQPELKDKLWEIAMTLQKGLRERGFDLGVTDSVVTPVFLKGELSDATAITYDLRENYSIFCSIVVYPVIPKGMIELRLIPTAVHTLEDVQRTLDAFSEVAEKLENGYYKENLFATV, from the coding sequence TTGGATATATTTGATAAGATAGCAAAGCACATGGGGCCACTTGGCCAACACCAGAAATGGTCTCATGGGTATTTCTCATTTCCAAAATTAGAGGGAGAAATTGCACCTCACATGCAATTTCGTGGAAAAGAGCATTTGGTTTGGAGCTTAAACAACTACTTAGGCTTAGCCAATCACCCGGAAGTTAGAAAAGCAGATGAAGAGGCTGCTGCAAAATTTGGTATGGCTTACCCGATGGGTGCCCGTATGATGAGCGGTAACTCAAACTATCATGAACAATTGGAGCAAGAACTTGCAGAATTTGTAGGCAAACCAGATGCATTTTTATTAAACTACGGTTATCAGGGTATGGTATCTATTATCGATACGCTGGTTGACAGGAATGATGTTGTGGTGTATGATGCAGAATCGCATGCCTGTATTGTAGATGGATTACGTTTGCACATGGGTAAACGATTTGTTTATAAACATAATGATATCGAAAGTGCCCGTAAGCAGTTAGAGCGTGCTACCAAATTGGTTGAAGAAACTGGTGGTGGTATCCTTTTAATTACCGAAGGTGTCTTTGGAATGAGCGGAGCTCAGGGTAAATTGAAGGAAATTGTTGATCTTAAAAAAGATTTCAACTTTCGTATCCTGGTTGATGATGCGCATGGTTTCGGTACAATGGGTAAAACCGGTGCAGGTACACACGAAGCACAAGACTGTATTGATGGAATTGATGTTTATTTTGGAACCTTCGCCAAATCTATGGCGGGTATTGGTGCTTTTGTTGCTTCAACAGAGCAGATTACCAATTTCTTAAGGTATAACATGCGTTCTCAGACTTTTGCTAAGGCATTACCAATGCCAATGGTAATCGGTTTGTTAAAACGCTTAGAATTGTTAAAAAGCCAACCTGAATTGAAAGATAAACTTTGGGAAATTGCAATGACCCTGCAAAAAGGATTACGCGAACGAGGATTCGATTTAGGTGTTACCGATTCGGTAGTTACTCCGGTTTTCTTAAAAGGCGAACTTTCTGATGCTACAGCAATTACTTACGATTTACGCGAGAACTATAGCATCTTTTGCTCTATCGTAGTTTATCCGGTAATTCCGAAAGGTATGATCGAACTCCGTTTAATTCCTACAGCTGTTCATACACTAGAAGATGTACAACGTACTTTAGATGCTTTTAGTGAAGTAGCTGAAAAATTAGAAAACGGATATTATAAAGAGAATCTTTTCGCTACCGTTTAA
- a CDS encoding hypothetical protein (product_source=Hypo-rule applied; cleavage_site_network=SignalP-noTM; transmembrane_helix_parts=Outside_1_3,TMhelix_4_21,Inside_22_91), with translation MKKLILIGLALVMLSCRAFVGFEPTFTMGMSESDFKKKNKPELVAANEEDGTRIYSTYYASTNYKFFFFRNEKLVRFEKGIYADDYKSFRY, from the coding sequence ATGAAAAAATTAATTTTAATTGGCCTGGCACTGGTTATGCTGAGCTGTAGGGCCTTTGTTGGCTTCGAACCTACCTTTACGATGGGCATGTCAGAATCTGATTTCAAAAAGAAAAACAAGCCGGAACTGGTTGCTGCGAATGAAGAAGATGGAACCAGAATTTACAGCACATATTACGCCAGCACGAATTACAAATTTTTCTTTTTCCGAAATGAAAAACTTGTGAGGTTTGAGAAAGGAATTTATGCGGATGATTATAAGTCATTCAGGTACTGA
- a CDS encoding L-amino acid N-acyltransferase YncA (product_source=COG1247; cath_funfam=3.40.630.30; cog=COG1247; pfam=PF00583; superfamily=55729), with protein sequence MIRIMRAADWGEVSAIYQEGIDTGTASFRTPDISWENWDSSHLKACRFVACKGKEIIGWSALLPVSANYDIGRVGETEVYVKHGYKGQGVGSLLLDALVKESEKKDIWMLQAGIFLQNSAILKIYEKAGFRVVGYREKIGKAKGVWQDNLLMERRNKLIA encoded by the coding sequence ATGATCAGAATAATGCGTGCAGCAGACTGGGGTGAGGTTAGTGCTATTTATCAGGAAGGAATCGATACTGGTACTGCGAGTTTCAGGACCCCTGATATTTCCTGGGAAAACTGGGATTCATCACACCTTAAGGCTTGTAGGTTTGTGGCCTGTAAAGGTAAAGAAATTATAGGTTGGAGTGCGCTTTTGCCAGTATCAGCGAATTATGATATTGGTAGGGTAGGTGAAACAGAAGTGTATGTTAAACATGGCTATAAAGGCCAGGGGGTAGGTTCTTTATTGTTAGATGCCCTGGTTAAAGAAAGTGAAAAGAAAGACATTTGGATGCTTCAGGCCGGGATATTCTTGCAAAATTCGGCCATATTGAAAATCTATGAAAAAGCAGGGTTCAGGGTAGTGGGCTATCGCGAAAAAATAGGAAAAGCCAAAGGCGTTTGGCAGGATAACCTGCTAATGGAAAGAAGAAATAAATTGATTGCATGA
- a CDS encoding cell division protein FtsA (product_source=KO:K03590; cath_funfam=3.30.420.40; cog=COG0849; ko=KO:K03590; pfam=PF02491,PF14450; smart=SM00842; superfamily=53067; tigrfam=TIGR01174) produces MDKAKFTSQSPIVVGLDIGTTKICVIVGRRTQHGKIEILGIGKAESAGVTRGVVSNIQKTVQGIAQAVEVASGQSNVEIQVVNVGIAGQHIKSLQHRGILTRRELNNEIGKKDIDKLIDDMFKLVMPPGEEIIHVLPQEFTIDNEPGIKDPIGMAGVRLEANFHIISGQVTAVKNIIKCVNNAGLQTQDLILEPLASSESVLSEEEKEAGIALVDIGGGTTDIAIFHEGIIRHTAVIPFGGNSVTEDIREGCSVMRNQAELLKTRFGSALAEENKENEIICVPGLRGREPKEISVKNLAYVIQARMEEIIEHVYYEIKSSGYEKKLIGGIVITGGGALLKHLSQAVEYVTGLDCRIGYPNEHLSKYEDMPKTIYDDLKSPMYATSVGLLIKGIQKAEELIEEMKQPGVFVEKPKTAKEKEKRGPGLFDKLLAKTRTFIQDDMNVSDEDYLKS; encoded by the coding sequence ACACAACACGGTAAGATAGAAATCTTAGGAATAGGCAAGGCAGAATCGGCGGGTGTGACACGTGGAGTGGTTTCTAACATTCAAAAAACCGTACAGGGTATTGCTCAAGCAGTTGAAGTAGCAAGCGGACAATCCAATGTAGAGATACAGGTGGTAAATGTGGGTATCGCTGGTCAGCACATTAAGAGCTTACAACACAGAGGAATTTTAACAAGAAGAGAATTAAACAACGAAATCGGTAAAAAAGATATCGATAAGCTGATTGATGATATGTTTAAACTGGTAATGCCGCCGGGTGAGGAAATCATCCATGTATTACCACAGGAATTTACCATCGATAACGAGCCGGGAATCAAAGATCCGATCGGTATGGCAGGGGTTCGCCTTGAAGCTAACTTTCATATCATTTCTGGTCAGGTTACGGCTGTAAAAAATATCATCAAATGTGTAAACAATGCAGGTCTGCAAACTCAGGATTTAATTCTTGAGCCATTGGCTTCGTCTGAATCGGTGTTGAGCGAGGAAGAAAAAGAAGCTGGTATTGCATTAGTTGATATAGGCGGTGGTACTACAGATATTGCCATTTTCCACGAAGGTATTATCCGTCACACGGCGGTTATCCCTTTTGGTGGCAATAGTGTTACCGAAGATATTAGAGAGGGCTGTTCTGTAATGCGTAACCAGGCTGAGTTATTAAAAACACGTTTTGGTTCTGCATTGGCTGAAGAGAATAAAGAAAACGAAATTATTTGTGTTCCAGGTTTACGTGGCCGCGAACCAAAAGAAATTTCGGTTAAAAACCTGGCTTACGTTATTCAGGCGCGCATGGAAGAAATTATTGAGCACGTATATTACGAGATCAAATCTTCCGGATATGAGAAAAAACTGATCGGTGGTATTGTAATTACCGGTGGTGGTGCTTTATTAAAACACTTATCTCAGGCAGTTGAATATGTAACCGGTTTAGATTGTCGTATTGGTTACCCGAATGAGCATTTATCTAAATATGAAGATATGCCTAAAACCATTTATGATGATCTGAAAAGCCCGATGTATGCAACCAGTGTAGGTTTGCTGATCAAAGGAATCCAGAAAGCAGAAGAGTTAATTGAAGAAATGAAACAGCCTGGCGTTTTTGTAGAAAAACCAAAAACAGCCAAAGAAAAAGAGAAACGTGGGCCAGGTTTGTTTGATAAATTACTGGCAAAAACAAGAACTTTCATTCAGGATGACATGAATGTGAGCGATGAAGATTACTTGAAAAGTTAA
- a CDS encoding hypothetical protein (product_source=Hypo-rule applied; cath_funfam=1.20.1270.10; superfamily=46966): protein MKKFEEVKSLVAALEADADKFYNKGNSAAGTRIRKGMQDLKNLAQAIRLEVQETKNKA from the coding sequence ATGAAAAAATTCGAAGAAGTAAAAAGTTTAGTGGCGGCTTTAGAAGCTGATGCAGACAAATTTTATAACAAAGGTAACAGCGCAGCTGGAACCCGTATACGTAAAGGTATGCAGGATTTGAAAAATTTAGCTCAGGCCATCCGTTTAGAAGTTCAGGAAACTAAAAACAAAGCTTAA